From a single Sorghum bicolor cultivar BTx623 chromosome 5, Sorghum_bicolor_NCBIv3, whole genome shotgun sequence genomic region:
- the LOC8064833 gene encoding UPF0481 protein At3g47200: MEEGSVLTGAGDGKASDSRSSLVVEIETMDKMPEHYSGGEANEKLLEVSAGFGLSRIMEKGSCGSWVMEMEEMRADANPLVESARWSRHSIYRVPQFMKNMTNSEAYSPRFVSLGPLHHGEPHLLPMEEHKRRAVLHMVNRCGKPVQEFVAAIDEVADELQAAYSDLDDEKWRGANKGRFVEMMVMDGCFLLEWLWSGLAAALNVNVQALDYATNDPVFSVGGFNKLWATIRRDMIAMENQLPLVILQKLLAVSGKFLKAREINGMLLALSGVDPSFGEGMDELGLHLLDIFHKSYCGTTPPWKPSDKHETRMPCAVEQSEAGIQFRKSNMENIHDVGFKNGVLSMPLFEVNDDTEAELLNLMAFEWLHPDANSYMRWYIAFVDKIIVSERDAALLRSQGIIANMVGSDKKVVEMFNTLTKLAVAPEPDSKLGEVIWMVNSHCEKRRNKWRASFMNTYLSNPWVFTSMVAAFILLVVALLQTVYTIVPFYTRKG, translated from the exons ATGGAAGAGGGTTCGGTTTTGACGGGGGCAGGCGATGGGAAGGCGAGTGACAGCCGCAGCAGCTTGGTGGTGGAGATCGAGACGATGGACAAGATGCCGGAGCACTATAGTGGTGGTGAAGCCAACGAGAAGCTGCTGGAGGTGTCAGCAGGGTTTGGCTTGTCGAGAATCATGGAGAAGGGCAGTTGCGGCAGCTGggtgatggagatggaggagATGCGCGCGGACGCCAACCCCTTGGTGGAGAGCGCGCGGTGGAGTCGGCACTCCATCTATCGGGTGCCGCAGTTCATGAAGAACATGACCAATAGCGAGGCGTACAGCCCTCGGTTCGTGTCACTGGGGCCCTTGCACCATGGCGAGCCCCATCTCCTGCCCATGGAGGAGCACAAGCGCCGGGCCGTGCTGCACATGGTCAACCGGTGTGGGAAGCCTGTGCAGGAGTTTGTGGCAGCCATCGATGAAGTCGCAGATGAGCTCCAGGCTGCCTACAGTGACCTGGATGATGAGAAATGGCGTGGAGCAAACAAGGGTCGCTTTGTGGAGATGATGGTTATGGATGGCTGCTTCTTGCTGGAGTGGTTATGGTCAGGATTAGCCGCCGCGCTAAATGTAAATGTTCAGGCGCTTGATTACGCGACCAACGACCCGGTCTTCAGTGTGGGAGGGTTTAATAAATTGTGGGCAACTATACGGAGAGACATGATCGCTATGGAAAACCAACTACCTCTAGTCATTCTGCAGAAGCTTTTAGCTGTTAGTGGCAAATTCCTG AAAGCTAGAGAGATCAACGGTATGCTGCTAGCTCTTTCGGGTGTCGACCCAAGCTTTGGTGAAGGCATGGACGAGCTAGGACTTCACTTACTAGACATTTTTCACAAAAGCTACTGTGGCACCACTCCACCATGGAAACCATCCGATAAACATGAGACTCGCATGCCATGCGCGGTTGAGCAGAGCGAGGCAGGAATCCAGTTCAGGAAGAGTAACATGGAAAACATCCATGACGTTGGCTTCAAAAACGGCGTGCTGAGCATGCCCCTGTTCGAAGTTAACGACGATACGGAGGCAGAGTTGCTCAACCTGATGGCATTTGAGTGGCTGCACCCTGATGCCAATTCCTACATGCGGTGGTACATAGCCTTTGTGGATAAAATTATCGTGTCAGAAAGAGATGCGGCTCTTCTAAGATCCCAAGGGATCATTGCAAACATGGTAGGCAGCGAcaagaaggtggtcgagatgttCAACACCCTCACAAAGTTAGCAGTGGCGCCAGAGCCAGACAGCAAGCTAGGCGAGGTGATTTGGATGGTAAACAGCCACTGCGAGAAGCGACGGAACAAGTGGCGAGCCAGCTTCATGAACACTTACCTGAGCAACCCTTGGGTGTTCACCTCCATGGTGGCTGCCTTCATTTTACTCGTCGTCGCCCTCCTGCAGACCGTCTACACGATTGTTCCGTTCTACACCAGAAAGGGTTGA